From a single Rutidosis leptorrhynchoides isolate AG116_Rl617_1_P2 chromosome 5, CSIRO_AGI_Rlap_v1, whole genome shotgun sequence genomic region:
- the LOC139849093 gene encoding transcription factor MYB90-like, with translation MRSVSKNGIGLRKGAWTAEEDTLLRSCVEKYGEGKWHLVPLKAGLNRCRKSCRLRWLNYLRPNIKRGDFGEDEVDLILRLHKLLGNRWSLIARRIPGRTANDVKNYWNTHIRSNIKKQRKESKNEDSSQGITVTVIKPQPRIFSETKNSNLLSAFNNERNLNDDVHNASNVSQGLISSSPRVQDEKINKYLDELFDDQDMDIDGEIGWSFGGSPIEGDEASLDYFEQDDSGNSLFDFSMDDMWDILNSEQLSS, from the exons ATGAGATCCGTTAGCAAAAATGGTATAGGGTTAAGGAAAGGTGCATGGACAGCAGAAGAAGATACACTTCTCAGAAGTTGTGTTGAAAAATACGGCGAAGGGAAATGGCACCTTGTTCCTCTCAAAGCAG GTTTGAACCGATGCAGGAAAAGTTGTCGATTGAGATGGTTGAATTATCTAAGGCCAAATATAAAGAGAGGGGATTTTGGTGAAGATGAAGTTGATCTCATACTTAGACTTCACAAGCTTTTAGGAAACAG ATGGTCCTTGATTGCGAGGAGAATACCCGGAAGAACTGCTAACGATGTTAAGAATTACTGGAACACGCATATTCGCTCCAATATCAAAAAACAAAGGAAAGAATCTAAAAACGAAGACTCATCACAAGGCATCACAGTCACAGTTATTAAGCCACAACCGCGCATATTCTCCGAAACTAAAAACTCAAACTTGCTTAGTGCATTCAATAACGAAAGAAACTTAAATGATGATGTTCACAATGCGTCGAATGTCTCCCAAGGGTTAATATCGTCGTCACCTAGAGTACAAGATGAAAAGATCAACAAGTATTTGGACGAGCTATTTGATGATCAAGATATGGATATTGACGGTGAAATTGGGTGGTCATTTGGTGGTTCTCCGATAGAGGGTGATGAAGCTAGTTTAGATTATTTCGAACAAGATGACAGTGGAAATAGTTTGTTTGATTTTTCCATGGATGATATGTGGGACATTCTAAATTCGGAACAACTATCATCCTAA